From Anabaena sphaerica FACHB-251, one genomic window encodes:
- a CDS encoding DUF4351 domain-containing protein translates to MTKNEITANYDESWKEALNNYFDSFLSFFFPSVYEAIDWTQKPEPLDKELQEITGLSETETRIADKLYKVWLLDKQQIWILIHIEVQSHYDANFAQRMYIYNYRAFDLYHQFVVGLAILGDTSSTWRPNSYHQAMLDCELSLKFPIAKLLDYESRWTELEASNNPFAIIVMAHLKTKATTGNFSEREQWKWTLIRGLYERGLTREQIVKLFKIIDKMMSLPKELQRGLVTKIQHLEEEKKMPFISPTEELAMERGEQRVIIRLLNRRFGEIESSLIDTIRTLDIDQLELLSEALLDFSTVTDLEQWLQNKPES, encoded by the coding sequence ATGACCAAAAATGAAATTACTGCAAATTACGATGAATCCTGGAAAGAAGCACTAAACAACTATTTTGATAGTTTTCTATCATTCTTCTTTCCTTCGGTTTATGAAGCAATTGATTGGACACAAAAACCTGAACCACTTGATAAAGAACTGCAAGAAATTACTGGGTTATCAGAAACAGAAACAAGAATTGCAGATAAACTTTACAAAGTGTGGCTATTGGACAAACAACAGATATGGATTTTAATTCATATTGAAGTCCAAAGTCATTATGACGCGAATTTTGCACAACGGATGTACATTTATAATTACCGTGCCTTTGACCTTTACCATCAATTTGTCGTGGGTTTAGCAATTTTAGGAGACACAAGTTCCACTTGGCGACCAAACAGTTATCATCAAGCTATGTTAGATTGCGAATTAAGTTTGAAGTTCCCCATTGCCAAACTCCTAGACTATGAATCACGGTGGACTGAATTAGAAGCCAGCAATAATCCCTTTGCTATCATAGTAATGGCACATTTAAAAACCAAAGCCACCACTGGTAATTTTTCAGAACGGGAGCAATGGAAATGGACATTAATTCGTGGACTTTATGAGCGGGGTTTAACAAGAGAACAAATTGTTAAACTATTTAAGATCATTGATAAAATGATGTCATTACCCAAAGAATTGCAACGAGGATTAGTAACTAAAATCCAACATTTAGAGGAGGAAAAGAAAATGCCATTCATTAGTCCCACAGAAGAATTAGCAATGGAACGGGGTGAACAAAGAGTAATTATTCGATTACTAAATCGGCGATTTGGTGAGATTGAATCATCATTAATTGATACAATTCGTACCTTAGACATTGATCAATTAGAATTACTAAGTGAAGCACTCCTGGATTTCTCCACTGTCACTGATTTAGAACAATGGTTACAAAATAAACCAGAGTCTTAG
- a CDS encoding UPF0175 family protein — MQITIEIPEDIGNQLQQNWQDLPQKILETLAIEAYRSGIMTAGQIQELLKFDSLSKTQVFLNQSQVSLNYTQENLGQAQQTKMLADDIKQLQQICIEEDYSLEIPSRQDRPNSFF, encoded by the coding sequence ATGCAAATCACTATCGAGATTCCCGAAGATATTGGCAACCAACTACAACAAAACTGGCAAGACTTACCCCAAAAAATCCTAGAAACTTTAGCAATAGAAGCTTATCGGAGCGGTATTATGACTGCTGGACAAATTCAAGAGTTACTAAAATTTGATTCACTTTCAAAAACTCAAGTTTTTTTAAACCAATCTCAGGTATCTCTAAATTATACCCAAGAAAATCTAGGACAAGCTCAACAAACAAAGATGTTAGCTGATGATATTAAACAACTCCAACAAATCTGTATTGAAGAAGATTATTCCTTAGAAATTCCCTCTCGTCAAGACCGTCCTAATTCGTTTTTTTAA
- a CDS encoding DUF5895 domain-containing protein: MVKSRATNNSHRPNQSSSKTTASQPKTSKAKPNDTDAYDFEGEEFEIDPELFDDNYNQVRKPLLPYGIVVNDKPAGLLIPEDQLEKAGWIEMPTEDDLTTVTLTEDVTGLLITEGRLLVLGFAPEYIRYKSDVEDVGGSFVGLYDDYRNSLDKRTMDVCSEHAIMFLDDKNKPLHTTPIVVRFKNVALWSFKSVREEFYRSLEKTFADYFQVPFSGKSDKWRSLGVLEVEFKAVKEGEGKNKHNCCKTVAYTKPTVDNFPQLYLGKPAAKNLVWQQHDAIAGFNEPQSLPALPGESTSVEVEVLPPNKNKSKTQTVRKSKTATKAPRKIQVVEEEDDFLDEDDDLENELDDDDFVFEDDDE; this comes from the coding sequence ATGGTTAAATCAAGAGCTACAAACAACTCTCATCGCCCTAATCAATCTAGCAGCAAAACTACTGCTTCTCAACCTAAAACTTCAAAAGCTAAACCAAATGACACGGATGCTTATGACTTTGAAGGAGAAGAATTTGAAATAGACCCAGAACTATTTGATGATAATTATAACCAAGTCCGTAAACCGCTTCTTCCCTATGGCATTGTCGTTAACGATAAACCTGCTGGACTTTTGATTCCAGAAGACCAGTTAGAAAAAGCTGGTTGGATAGAAATGCCAACAGAAGATGACTTAACTACTGTCACTTTAACTGAAGATGTTACCGGATTATTAATTACTGAAGGTCGGTTACTGGTTTTAGGTTTTGCACCAGAATATATCCGCTATAAATCAGATGTGGAAGATGTGGGTGGTTCGTTTGTTGGACTTTATGATGACTACAGAAATAGTCTTGATAAAAGAACAATGGATGTCTGTTCAGAACACGCAATTATGTTTCTGGATGACAAAAACAAACCATTACATACTACTCCTATTGTAGTCCGATTTAAAAATGTGGCTCTTTGGAGTTTTAAATCAGTGCGTGAGGAGTTTTATCGTTCCTTAGAGAAAACCTTTGCTGATTATTTCCAAGTGCCATTTAGCGGTAAAAGCGATAAATGGCGAAGTTTAGGGGTGCTGGAAGTGGAGTTTAAAGCAGTTAAAGAAGGTGAAGGTAAGAATAAACACAATTGTTGCAAAACAGTAGCTTACACCAAACCTACAGTTGATAATTTCCCCCAACTGTATTTAGGTAAACCCGCAGCTAAAAATTTAGTTTGGCAACAACATGATGCGATCGCTGGTTTTAATGAACCACAATCTCTACCTGCTTTACCAGGAGAATCAACTTCTGTAGAGGTGGAAGTGCTACCACCAAACAAGAATAAAAGCAAAACTCAAACTGTCCGTAAGTCCAAAACTGCAACCAAAGCACCCCGGAAAATTCAAGTGGTTGAAGAAGAAGATGATTTCCTAGATGAAGATGATGATTTAGAAAACGAGTTGGATGATGATGATTTCGTTTTTGAAGACGATGACGAGTAG